The genomic DNA cTGTTACATCAGTTTTACACCTTACATTATAGTTACGGGTGTGATGAAAATGTACTTGTGTAAATAATActtgttttattataaattaatgtaaTCTGTCGTATCCAAAAGGCTTAATGTctgataaacatttataaatgataaatgtcTGATGtgattttaatatgaaaataacatGATCTAATTATATTGAACGTGTCTTCTTATGTGACCTATAATCATAACAGATGCATTATAACAGTTGCATCACATCTATTTTATAACCATTAATGAATCACACCAGGAACTACTTAAAATCAATTCAAACACTGGTCTCAATATCTTTTCGCTGTTTGCTTTAGCCCATTTGAATGCAGTAGACTGATGTGCAATTACTGGTGGGTAAATTGTTGTCACTACTTTTCGTTGGTTACTAAATCCTTACTTATACTTATGATCAAAGACATCACTGCACATTACCTCAATTTAAACTCACTGTTAATGAGCGTTAACTTGAGGGAACCTGACCAGTTTTCATCACCTTAAAGTGTCCATCTTTATTCTATTGCCTGAAGTAATTTCAGCACATAGGCAGCGTCTGGCTTAGTCCCCTTTGAATCAATACTCTTAACATTTCCCGATGTATGGAGACCATTTCTCATTTAACTCAAAAACTATTCCATCTATTAAATTGCAAACTTTTATGACTCATTTGGTTTTCTCTACTATGGTTAGGATTAGTTGTGGGAATGAGTATTAGAGATCCCCAGTATAACAACCAATTTGATTAACCATTgattaaaagaggaaaaaaagcaaAGTAGTCCACAGATTCCATGTTCATTTTCAGCAGTGTAACAAAAAATTATGATCCCATGAAAATTATTGACTGAATAAACTGCACATATATGGGAGGAAAGCATACAGCacttacatttgtgtgtgtgtgtgtgtgtgtatatatatatatatatgcacatacatatataaaatggaATTCGCTTtatgtacaggtgcttctcaataaattagaatgttgaggaaaagttcatttcagtaattcaactcaaattgtgaaactcatgtattaaataaattcaatgcacacagactgaagtagtttaagtctttggttcttttaattgtgatgattttggcttcacgtttaacaaaaacccaccaattaacgatctcaacaaattagaataataataaaaacatttagtgaatggTTGGCCTTatagaaagtatgttaatttactgtacatgtactgaatacttggtaggggctccttttgctttaattactgcctcaattcagcgtggcatggaggtgatcagtttgtggcactgctgaggtggtatggaaaccCAGATTTCTtttgacagtgaccttcagctcatctgcattgtttagtctcttgtttctcatcctCTTCTTGACGGTACCCTCTAGATTCTCTATGggattcaggtctggtgagtttgctggcccgttaagcacaccaacaccatggtcatttaaccaacttttggtgcttttggcagtaaggttaggtgccaaatcctgctggaaaatgaaatcagcatcttcaaaaaactggccagcagaaagaagcatgaagtgctccaaagtttcttggtaaacgggtgcagtgactttggttttcaaaaaacacaatggaccaacaccggcagtttgaaggctcaggaaacctgtgCCGGTGTTTTGATTTGATTAGCTGTTTGGCATGTTATCATATTCTAATTAGTTGAGTGAGTTTttgtcaaaatcatcacaattaaaagaaccaaagacttagactacttcagtctgtgtgcattgaatttatttagtacatgagtttcacaatttgagttgaattactgaaatgaatgaacttttcctcaacattctattttattgagaagcacctgtactgCAAATGACTATATTGATTAATTGTAAGATGTTATCACTCCACCATCAACTCCTAAGTTTGATGTTTGACAAGTTACTAAAAGCTGTGACTAGTTATTTAATCTCTGCAAACATGCATTGTACTAAGGTGGATAAACAGCAAGTTGCCTTATATTGAAAATGTATTGCCATAACTATTTCAACTGTGATGTGAGAAATCCAACTGTAAGAacgaaaacaaacagaaaacagatTAACacgttgtttaaatgtttatttttccatATACAAAAATTCCATATACAGAAGTCCCTAAAATTATAATGAAGAAGGatgtcaaaattataaaaatgaaaaacctgGCACCCTGAACTTCACAGGAAAATGAGGAGGTCAGATTTCAAAGGACCCTTGGACTTCAGTAGTGCTGATTCAATGTAGTATAGGTCTGGACATTTCTGGATGTTATTCGTATCTTGGTGCTATTTAATATCACTAAGGGGTTACTAAACAGGAAGCAGGTGGGATTCTACAActacactggaaaaaaaatgttttggtagCCGGTGTATTATCAATCGTAACGGCTCTACAGAGGTATTGTTTGTGACCCTGCTTTTAAATGAAGATTAAGCTTATACGACTATTCCACAAGGGGAAACTGTTGATCATGAATTGACTGGTCCTTGGAAACTATGTAAATATTAGACTATGCCCTCACAAACGGCAAACTGTCTGTATGAAGTTCAGCATCACactaaaactgtttatttttctCACAAACACTTTGATATGCCACGTTAAGATAGTTTATGCTGACAGTGGCATGAATAAAATGGGTGTAGGGCATCGTTACAGGTAACCAAGCTGAATCAAAAGCAAAACACtttcaacaaatgaaaaaaaaaaaaacgctaaatCTCACAAATAGATTTCCAAAAAAGTTTTAAAGATCTCATATTTACTTTGTACTGAAGGTTTAGAAAAAATACAGTTCTTGTAGTCACTTGACTGTGTATAAAACCAACAGTGTGAACAGTGGATCTTTTAGGATGTTGTTTACATCATCTTATATATACACACCCACACTTTTCATACTCCACTGTGAAGAGGAAAGGAGGAGCACAGCACTGACTTGTTAATATGTGCAGTCTCAATGACAGTCTctgtaaaaactaaatttaaatggaCTACTGATACACATTTTAATTCTGCTGGTTACTCAAGATAAGTAAAATTAGTAAATAGTTGTCAAAgggagagcaaaaaaaaaataacgatATTCCAAATAAGAGCAACTGTGTACTGCTGAGATAATCGGAGACCGTAGAATGCAGACAGGTTAATACCTGTCAGATTAAACATTAAATGTCAGTCAACAAAGCTTAAAGTAAAAGAGATGGgagattttaaataaacagtaattttttttttacagtaattttacagtaattttagcCTCATATAGCATTCATATTGAATTCCCAATACTGaatgagaaattttttttttttggaagaatgtttgttgaCATTGGTTTTGAACAATACTGATTTGCTTAAAAATCTGACTGCGTTTGGAAATAATTCATCAGGAGAGGACCTGTTACTGAACTGCTCCATTATAATTAATGGCATGGTGATGTGTCTCTTCAGCACTTCAGCATGTGAGTTTACTGTATGCCTTACATCACAGCACACTTCTTCTCCTCTGATGGGGCATTTCCATCAACTTTTTCCATTTCCAGAATAATCCTCTTGAAAACCTCTACAGCTGTCTGTAAAATGAATGCTCTTTTAAAAGGGAGaacatttacaaaaatgttcATAAGGTACAGAAAGCAAAACTGTGTATTGCAGAAATATGTCTATAAAACgttttgtaaataagtgtaaaaaaaaaaaaaaaaaaaaaagccaaagttCTTTattcaagaaaaaagaaaagctacCTGATTTTCCTTAGCAGATGATTCCATAAAAGCGGCACCCCAAGAATCAGCAAGCTTCTTGCCCTCTTCTGGTTTAATCactctaaataaaaaaagagaaagagtgagCATGAGAGTGGAAATGCTGTGCCTACCAACTATCTCATTCCCTTTGCAACTGCCCTTACTCATATTGTTGCTGCTTATAcagacaaaagcacaaaaaggcATTTCATCACATTGAtgaatgttaataatgtaaatcTCGTTCATCCTTTACCTAAATGGCCCATCAATGCCTTACTTTAACACACTTGTTTTAAGAGGGTATCATTCAACTGTATGCCCCAAGGAAGCATTATCATGATGAGACCAGGCTGGCAGACTCATGATATTAAGGCCAAATTATTAAGACTAGAAATTGCTACATACATTTTTTGTATATACGATTTTTAGTATATGCAAGTATGTCTACCacataaaacaaactaaatatcaaaattaatattaaaactcTTCGTCAGGAGAATAagataattagaaaaaaaaaaactttgaactgGAATAGGTTTGAAGAACCCTTTAAATGTAATCCAAAACTACAAAAGCCAATATGGCCTGGGTAAAAATTGATATCCAACCATTATGTCcgaaggcaaaaaaaaataaaaaagctttatCAAAGCACCACCTTTCAGACTGATGTAAGGGTATGCCTGAATAGTATGGCATTTGGGACCATTCTACCAAATCTATGtactttttctaaatattttccctataaaactcaaattaaacagaaaaattataataaatctaAAACTTCACCATCATCGTCATCAGCAGCAGCAAAAATTGGTTTTAAGTGCCTGGTCCCTAATACATGCAAAAGGGGAATATATAGTATATGCTTACCTTTCCATGTGAAGGTCTTTTTTGTTCCCAACCAGAACAGTAGGTACCCTgggtaaatgtaatatttatgacTACATGTTTTATGACCTTTATGATATAATATTTTAGACCATATGTTCACAAGTTTAAACCACACTTACTGTATCTTTCCAACCATATCAAGAAGCTTGTCATGTAGAACCTGCACAACTTCAAAACTGAAAACAGAGttgattgtttacattt from Carassius carassius chromosome 17, fCarCar2.1, whole genome shotgun sequence includes the following:
- the rhebl1 gene encoding ras homolog, mTORC1 binding like 1 — encoded protein: MPQPKYRKIAVLGYRSVGKSSLTIQFVEGQFVDSYDPTIENTFNKMVSVNGQDFNLQLVDTAGQDEYSIFPQSHSMDIHGYVLVYSVTSMKSFEVVQVLHDKLLDMVGKIQVPTVLVGNKKDLHMERVIKPEEGKKLADSWGAAFMESSAKENQTAVEVFKRIILEMEKVDGNAPSEEKKCAVM